A portion of the Cryptomeria japonica chromosome 5, Sugi_1.0, whole genome shotgun sequence genome contains these proteins:
- the LOC131060756 gene encoding sister chromatid cohesion protein PDS5 homolog D — protein MGGQRSFNLAVVGSGKEKGKEELKVLGQARKKMKALSGRKRSADAAVDNLFKKRRQSIACEEVEQDNVSLELSKNGKYPQSVIKAEDWSVATRELRPRKHQLPFAENIIKKNDEGTIIGTRVKVFWPLDDDWYAGTVESFDRNLKRHHIVYDDGDEEWLELARERFKIQLFPDDRFRKASSLVWSDKLGVRRPDRINQSRRKVKNGKRKSGRRIGKLCSTEKEKVILAKAMDCEEVAKMLILKKTAPRSKRARIAKQFNQKHSGQNLTKDVNCEIVSANDGELLHVRHQDAQDVERKIGLDANLGKIDGADGSRQGERQSFDQVDNLLGKEINIQEEISYTLQAGKQVQHSDDKESVISTEVNEMKSEKQIKKFDKNEQTEIHVNQLDTNLTPEREFSNQGCQFAEDKTTVESRPNLTHYPEEMQPNVEGIYQNVCGKQAFARISNESVNEKLESSDMVNIHGKSQGIVDNLAEKHPYGISNDEKEAENQVSWDLDSVLGNKHGIRRQRSVMKIRLRDSISATDSLSNSNREGHIVNRRDLQSSPSRDGLSGHRQKNIEWKP, from the coding sequence ATGGGAGGGCAGCGCAGTTTTAATTTAGCAGTTGTGGGATCCgggaaagaaaagggtaaagaagagTTAAAGGTTTTAGGGCAAGCTAGGAAGAAGATGAAAGCCTTGAGCGGAAGGAAGAGGTCCGCAGACGCGGCCGTTGACAACTTATTTAAGAAGAGGAGGCAATCTATAGCTTGCGAGGAAGTCGAACAAGATAATGTGAGCTTAGAGCTTTCGAAGAATGGTAAATACCCTCAGAGTGTGATAAAGGCTGAGGATTGGTCTGTTGCTACTCGAGAATTACGACCGAGGAAGCATCAGCTACCATTTGCTGAGAATATCATTAAAAAGAATGATGAAGGCACAATAATTGGGACTAGAGTAAAGGTCTTTTGGCCTCTGGACGATGACTGGTATGCTGGAACAGTTGAGTCTTTTGACAGAAACCTAAAAAGACACCACATAGTATATGATGACGGCGACGAGGAATGGCTTGAGCTTGCACgagaaagattcaaaatccaactTTTCCCAGATGATAGGTTTAGGAAAGCCAGTTCTTTAGTTTGGTCAGATAAACTGGGGGTGCGGCGTCCTGATAGGATTAATCAGTCCAGAAGAAAAGTCAAGAATGGGAAAAGGAAAAGTGGGCGAAGAATCGGAAAGTTATGTAGCACAGAGAAGGAGAAAGTTATACTAGCAAAGGCAATGGATTGCGAGGAGGTGGCAAAGATGCTAATTTTAAAGAAGACTGCACCGAGATCAAAGAGAGCAAGAATTGCAAAACAGTTCAATCAAAAACATTCTGGTCAAAATCTCACAAAAGATGTAAATTGTGAGATTGTGAGTGCAAATGATGGCGAATTGCTGCACGTTAGGCACCAGGATGCTCAAGACGTTGAAAGGAAGATTGGCTTGGATGCTAATTTGGGCAAGATTGATGGTGCGGACGGTAGCAGACAGGGAGAGAGGCAAAGTTTTGATCAGGTTGACAATTTACTTGGAAAGGAGATCAATATACAGGAAGAAATTTCCTATACTCTTCAAGCAGGGAAACAGGTTCAACATAGCGATGACAAAGAGTCTGTTATCTCCACGGAAGTCAATGAAATGAAGTCCGAAAAGCAGataaaaaaatttgataaaaatgaGCAAACTGAAATTCACGTCAATCAGTTGGACACGAATCTAACACCTGAAAGGGAATTTTCAAATCAGGGTTGTCAGTTTGCCGAGGATAAGACAACTGTAGAGTCAAGGCCAAACCTTACTCACTATCCTGAAGAAATGCAGCCAAATGTTGAGGGGATCTATCAGAATGTCTGTGGAAAGCAGGCATTTGCTAGGATCAGTAATGAAAGTGTTAACGAAAAGCTGGAAAGTTCTGACATGGTTAACATACATGGAAAGTCACAGGGAATCGTAGACAACTTAGCTGAAAAGCACCCCTATGGAATAAGTAATGATGAAAAAGAAGCTGAAAATCAAGTAAGCTGGGATCTTGATAGTGTGCTTGGCAacaagcatggaattagaaggcagcGTAGCGTTATGAAAATCAG